Proteins from a single region of Candidatus Atribacteria bacterium:
- a CDS encoding TRAP transporter large permease, with protein MVALVFLALLSIGVPIAFVLGLTSLFYLIKIDLPLVLIPQRIYVGLDSFLIVAVPLFILAGRIMNEAGITPRLVKLSSLVIGNIRGGLTYIVVISSMLFAGITGVGSADTSAIGSIMIPAMEREGYKKEYSAAVCAASGIIGPIIPPSVVMVIYGSMANASIARLFLGGFIPGILLGISIMTVAYYYIKKYKLRKSSLGLPKNLREYIEGILSLLMPFIIIGGILSGAFTPTEAAAFSVFYALILGFFVTRELKLNALPKILLESGITSGSILMIIGCAALFGWILAREAIPEKIGQFMFYITNNKYVLLLLINFFLIFLGTFMETLAAVILTLPMLLPIITKIGVDPVHFGIIMAVNLSVGLITPPLGICAFVAASLAKISLERISKALIPFIIATVVIVLLVTYLPGLVLFLPNLLSR; from the coding sequence ATGGTAGCCTTAGTTTTTTTAGCTCTTTTATCTATTGGAGTTCCTATAGCCTTTGTTTTAGGCTTAACCAGTCTGTTTTATCTTATAAAGATAGATCTACCTTTAGTTCTAATTCCTCAACGTATTTATGTAGGATTAGACTCTTTTCTTATTGTCGCAGTTCCCTTGTTTATTTTGGCAGGGAGAATTATGAATGAGGCAGGAATTACCCCAAGGCTTGTAAAATTATCCTCCTTAGTTATTGGAAATATTAGAGGAGGATTGACTTATATAGTAGTAATAAGTAGTATGTTATTTGCAGGGATTACCGGAGTAGGTTCAGCGGATACTTCTGCTATTGGTTCTATAATGATTCCTGCTATGGAAAGAGAAGGGTATAAAAAAGAATATTCAGCAGCTGTCTGCGCTGCCAGTGGAATCATAGGACCTATTATTCCTCCCAGTGTGGTTATGGTAATTTATGGCTCTATGGCTAATGCATCTATCGCCAGGCTTTTTTTGGGAGGGTTTATTCCTGGAATACTGCTTGGGATTTCCATAATGACTGTAGCTTATTATTATATAAAAAAATATAAACTTCGTAAATCTTCATTGGGATTACCAAAAAATTTGAGGGAATACATAGAAGGAATATTATCTCTTCTTATGCCTTTTATAATTATTGGTGGAATCTTGAGTGGAGCGTTTACCCCTACCGAAGCCGCGGCATTCTCAGTTTTCTATGCCTTAATTTTGGGATTTTTTGTTACAAGAGAATTAAAATTAAATGCCCTTCCAAAAATTCTTTTAGAGTCAGGAATAACATCGGGGAGTATTTTGATGATTATCGGCTGTGCCGCTCTTTTTGGATGGATCCTTGCAAGAGAAGCAATTCCAGAAAAAATTGGGCAATTCATGTTCTATATAACTAATAATAAATATGTTCTTCTTCTTTTAATAAACTTTTTTCTCATATTTTTGGGAACTTTTATGGAAACTCTAGCAGCAGTCATTCTTACTCTTCCCATGCTTCTTCCAATAATTACAAAGATTGGCGTGGATCCGGTACATTTTGGGATCATTATGGCGGTTAATCTTTCTGTGGGACTTATCACTCCTCCTTTAGGAATATGTGCCTTTGTTGCTGCTTCTCTTGCAAAAATATCTTTAGAAAGAATTTCAAAAGCTCTCATACCTTTTATTATTGCTACTGTAGTTATAGTACTTCTTGTAACCTATTTACCTGGATTGGTGCTCTTCTTGCCAAATCTTCTGAGTAGATAA
- a CDS encoding Gfo/Idh/MocA family oxidoreductase: MIKLRIGIIGCGRISQAHIEAANYLKNVVEIVALSDKYIEKAKDVGSKIGVNFCVDDYRKLLANPKVDAVIIALPHNLHYEAAIASAKAKKHILLEKPMALKYKEAKKMVTIAKDNDVFLMIGHSRRFCDAIQILREKINEIGPIIRILINFLVYFPEPPTEWWKSQEETGDLITYLQASHSIDFALWILNKTPIRIFGNTFTRNNKGFTMKDEADIFLEFPGDITTSIHLSLNTKPPLHEYIIVGEKGSFRLIEYQLKESFTFGYKLMLNEETLLEGVQIPTNYSLQLKEFVEAIKLRRVPLASGEEILPLVKVLEKISESSKTGEILNL; encoded by the coding sequence ATGATAAAACTGAGAATAGGAATTATCGGTTGCGGAAGAATATCACAAGCTCACATAGAAGCTGCAAATTATTTAAAAAATGTTGTAGAAATTGTAGCTCTTTCTGATAAATATATAGAAAAAGCTAAAGACGTTGGTTCTAAAATTGGAGTTAATTTTTGCGTGGATGATTATAGGAAACTTTTGGCGAATCCAAAAGTAGATGCAGTAATCATTGCCCTCCCTCATAATCTTCATTATGAAGCTGCTATAGCTTCTGCAAAAGCAAAAAAGCATATTTTATTAGAGAAACCTATGGCATTGAAATATAAAGAAGCTAAAAAAATGGTAACAATAGCAAAAGACAACGATGTTTTCCTAATGATAGGGCATAGCAGAAGATTTTGTGATGCTATACAAATATTAAGAGAAAAAATAAACGAAATAGGCCCCATAATTCGTATATTAATTAATTTCTTGGTATATTTTCCTGAACCACCTACAGAATGGTGGAAATCTCAAGAAGAAACAGGAGATCTTATAACTTATCTTCAAGCAAGTCATTCTATAGACTTTGCTTTATGGATTCTTAATAAAACCCCTATAAGGATTTTCGGTAATACTTTTACCAGAAATAACAAGGGATTTACTATGAAAGATGAAGCAGACATTTTTCTAGAATTTCCTGGGGATATTACTACATCTATTCATCTTTCTCTAAACACTAAACCTCCATTGCATGAATATATTATTGTAGGGGAGAAAGGGAGTTTCCGCCTTATCGAATATCAACTAAAAGAGTCTTTCACCTTTGGATACAAATTAATGCTAAATGAAGAAACTTTATTAGAAGGAGTTCAAATTCCAACAAATTATTCTCTTCAGTTAAAGGAATTTGTAGAGGCAATAAAATTAAGAAGAGTTCCTTTGGCTTCAGGAGAAGAAATACTCCCTCTTGTAAAAGTGTTAGAGAAAATTTCAGAGTCTTCAAAGACAGGAGAAATACTTAATTTATAA
- a CDS encoding TRAP transporter substrate-binding protein translates to MLRKILFVFIVLTLVTTSAFAVSVTELKYGHANAITYPYHLAGEAFAKFLNGESKGNLTVKIYPLGQLGGEKDITEGLQLGTVDFQGSSIGVTATFVPILDILNLPFLFKGPDHFIKVMDSSPGKALLAKAQEQGEKVGLKILAIAGPMFRVPMNDIHPIEKLEDFKGLRVRTMQVPMHMSAYKALGATPVPLAFGELYTALQTGVVDGNENGPATLAAMLFYEVQKYVSYLPVLSNGGIFLMSLKTWDKLDESQQKLVSDGVKAWIKSMNDEGLKQDREALKFMEEKGTVISYPEDLTTFIEASKPVYDEFFANSPEEWTQIVKDIQALE, encoded by the coding sequence ATGTTAAGAAAGATACTATTTGTGTTTATTGTGTTGACATTAGTTACAACAAGTGCTTTTGCTGTTTCTGTTACAGAATTAAAATATGGTCATGCAAATGCTATTACTTATCCTTATCACTTGGCGGGCGAAGCATTTGCTAAATTTTTAAATGGAGAATCTAAAGGAAATTTAACAGTAAAAATTTATCCGCTTGGCCAATTAGGTGGAGAAAAAGACATTACTGAAGGTTTACAATTGGGAACTGTAGACTTCCAGGGAAGTTCCATTGGTGTTACTGCAACTTTTGTTCCTATTTTAGATATCCTTAATCTTCCCTTCCTATTTAAAGGACCAGATCATTTCATAAAGGTTATGGATAGTTCGCCTGGGAAAGCTCTTTTGGCCAAAGCCCAAGAGCAAGGTGAAAAAGTTGGTTTAAAGATTCTTGCCATTGCTGGTCCCATGTTTAGGGTACCCATGAATGATATTCACCCTATTGAAAAGCTTGAGGATTTTAAAGGGTTAAGAGTTCGTACTATGCAGGTTCCAATGCATATGTCAGCCTATAAAGCTCTTGGAGCTACTCCTGTTCCCCTAGCGTTTGGAGAATTATATACTGCTCTTCAAACTGGAGTGGTAGATGGAAATGAAAACGGACCAGCTACTTTAGCAGCAATGCTTTTTTATGAAGTACAAAAATATGTAAGTTATCTACCTGTGCTAAGCAATGGTGGAATATTTCTTATGAGTCTTAAAACATGGGATAAATTAGATGAAAGTCAACAGAAATTGGTTTCAGATGGAGTAAAGGCTTGGATTAAATCCATGAATGATGAGGGCTTAAAACAGGATAGAGAAGCATTAAAATTTATGGAAGAAAAAGGAACTGTAATATCTTATCCTGAAGATTTAACAACCTTTATAGAAGCAAGTAAACCGGTGTATGATGAATTTTTTGCGAATTCACCAGAAGAGTGGACACAAATTGTAAAAGATATTCAAGCTCTAGAATAA
- a CDS encoding IclR family transcriptional regulator, translating to VIAAISISSPIFRVDKKAQNNLKEALIETSAKISKQLGYNGTLQKRGGGK from the coding sequence AGTTATAGCCGCCATTAGTATTTCAAGCCCTATTTTTAGGGTAGATAAAAAGGCACAAAATAACCTAAAAGAAGCTCTTATCGAAACAAGTGCAAAAATATCCAAACAGTTGGGATATAATGGGACATTACAAAAGAGAGGAGGTGGAAAATAG
- a CDS encoding TRAP transporter small permease subunit, whose product MLFSFLIRLYKFLQKTINYFVILFFAIIVIIINFQIFFRYILKQPLFWSMEIAQLAFIYLAIFGGGLALVNNEFTKVEFFLNLTSKRVVKILDILVNILIFIFFIIAGYKSEELIHQAKITVNVTPALAIPMDSIYRILQIGFYIFAFFALTKVFILISEKKIKEA is encoded by the coding sequence ATGTTATTTTCTTTCCTCATTAGATTATATAAATTTCTCCAGAAAACTATAAATTATTTTGTCATTCTTTTTTTTGCAATTATAGTTATTATAATAAATTTTCAGATATTTTTTAGATATATTCTAAAACAGCCATTATTTTGGTCTATGGAAATCGCTCAATTGGCTTTTATCTATCTTGCAATATTTGGAGGAGGTTTAGCTCTCGTAAATAATGAGTTCACGAAAGTAGAGTTTTTCCTTAATTTAACGTCTAAAAGAGTAGTGAAAATCCTTGATATTCTGGTAAACATTTTAATTTTTATATTCTTTATTATTGCAGGATATAAAAGTGAGGAATTAATACATCAAGCGAAAATTACTGTCAATGTTACGCCTGCTTTAGCAATTCCCATGGATAGCATCTACAGAATTCTTCAAATCGGATTTTATATTTTTGCATTTTTTGCCTTGACGAAAGTTTTTATTTTAATATCCGAAAAGAAAATTAAGGAGGCTTAA